Proteins encoded in a region of the Isoalcanivorax pacificus W11-5 genome:
- the cgtA gene encoding Obg family GTPase CgtA, whose amino-acid sequence MKFVDEAIIDVHAGKGGDGCLSFRREKYIEYGGPDGGDGGAGGNVWLEADSNLNTLVDYRYERLFRARNGSPGQGRQCTGKSAEDIVLKVPVGTTVLDANIDEVLADMTRDGERVMVAKGGRGGLGNIHFKSSVNRAPRKTTQGTPGESRQLRLELKVLADVGLLGMPNAGKSTLIRTVSAARPKVADYPFTTLVPNLGVVKVDRYRSFVMADIPGLIEGAAEGAGLGIRFLKHLARTRLLLHVLDVEPLDVSDPVAHAEAIIGELEKFSPALADQERWLVLNKLDLIPEELRDDLCQDLVKRLGWDGPVYRISAATGEGTQELSFALMNAIEERRLREKEEPEYAAEQRSLRERLEREARERVQLIKAEARLARLANQELGDDDDDDFDDDDHDVEIIYKP is encoded by the coding sequence ATGAAGTTTGTAGACGAAGCCATCATCGACGTGCACGCCGGCAAGGGTGGCGACGGCTGCCTGAGTTTCCGCCGTGAGAAATACATCGAGTACGGTGGCCCGGACGGCGGTGACGGCGGGGCCGGCGGCAACGTGTGGCTGGAAGCCGACAGCAACCTGAACACGCTGGTGGACTATCGCTACGAGCGGCTGTTCCGTGCCCGCAATGGCTCCCCCGGCCAGGGCCGGCAATGCACCGGCAAATCGGCCGAGGATATCGTGCTGAAAGTGCCGGTGGGCACCACGGTGCTGGACGCCAATATTGATGAAGTGCTGGCGGACATGACCCGTGACGGCGAGCGCGTCATGGTGGCCAAGGGTGGTCGCGGCGGGCTGGGTAACATCCATTTCAAGAGCAGCGTGAACCGGGCGCCGCGCAAGACCACCCAGGGCACGCCGGGTGAGTCGCGCCAGTTGCGCCTGGAACTGAAAGTGCTGGCGGACGTGGGGCTGCTGGGCATGCCCAACGCCGGCAAGAGCACCCTGATCCGCACGGTGTCCGCGGCACGGCCGAAAGTGGCCGATTACCCCTTTACCACCCTGGTGCCGAACCTGGGCGTGGTGAAAGTGGACCGCTACCGCAGTTTCGTCATGGCCGATATTCCCGGCCTGATCGAAGGCGCGGCCGAAGGCGCCGGCCTGGGTATCCGCTTCCTCAAGCACCTGGCGCGGACGCGCCTGCTGCTGCACGTGCTGGATGTGGAGCCGCTGGATGTCAGTGACCCGGTGGCGCACGCCGAGGCGATCATCGGTGAACTGGAAAAATTCTCGCCGGCGCTGGCGGATCAGGAGCGCTGGCTGGTACTGAACAAGCTCGACCTGATTCCTGAAGAGCTGCGCGACGACCTGTGCCAGGACCTGGTGAAGCGTCTTGGCTGGGATGGCCCGGTGTACCGGATTTCTGCCGCCACCGGCGAAGGCACACAGGAGCTGTCGTTCGCCCTGATGAACGCGATCGAGGAGCGCCGGCTACGGGAAAAGGAAGAGCCGGAATACGCTGCCGAACAGCGCTCGCTGCGTGAGCGGCTGGAGCGCGAGGCGCGCGAGCGGGTGCAGTTGATCAAGGCCGAGGCTCGCCTGGCGCGGCTGGCGAACCAGGAGCTCGGCGACGACGATGACGACGACTTCGACGACGATGATCACGACGTCGAGATCATTTACAAACCGTAG
- the proB gene encoding glutamate 5-kinase produces MSGDNKAPARWVIKIGSALLTNNGQGLDLVLMQAWVDQMVALRGQGIEVVVVSSGAVAEGMRRLGWSSRPASVHELQAAAAVGQMGLVQAWESRFQVHGLVTAQVLLTHDDLSDRTRYLNARSTLVTLLGLNVVPVVNENDTVVTDEIRFGDNDTLAALVANLVVADRLVILTDQSGVFERDPRQDPGAPLIREAQASDPRLMEVAGDSGSGLGRGGMITKIRAARLAARSGARTTIASGRSPEVLAALAAGEAPGTTLLPDTSAYNARKQWLAGHLQMRGRLVLDDGAVQRLREAGSSLLPVGVVSAHGQFSRGEMVACEDQQGRRIACGLVNYDHEEAALICRKKSSEIQAILGYMNEEELIHRDNLVIL; encoded by the coding sequence ATGAGCGGCGACAACAAGGCCCCCGCGCGCTGGGTCATCAAGATCGGCAGCGCCCTGTTGACCAACAATGGCCAGGGCCTGGATCTGGTCCTGATGCAGGCTTGGGTGGACCAGATGGTGGCCCTGCGCGGGCAGGGCATCGAGGTGGTGGTGGTGTCCTCTGGCGCGGTGGCCGAGGGCATGCGCCGCCTGGGCTGGAGCAGCCGGCCTGCCTCGGTGCATGAGCTCCAGGCCGCTGCTGCGGTGGGCCAGATGGGGCTGGTGCAGGCGTGGGAATCGCGCTTCCAGGTGCATGGTCTGGTCACGGCCCAGGTGCTGCTGACCCACGATGATCTGTCTGACCGCACCCGCTATCTCAATGCCCGCTCCACGCTGGTGACGCTGCTGGGCCTGAATGTGGTGCCAGTGGTGAACGAAAACGACACCGTGGTCACCGACGAAATCCGTTTTGGCGACAACGACACTTTGGCCGCGCTGGTGGCCAATCTGGTGGTGGCCGACCGGCTGGTGATTCTCACCGACCAGAGCGGTGTGTTCGAGCGTGATCCGCGCCAGGACCCGGGTGCACCCCTGATTCGTGAAGCCCAGGCGTCCGACCCGCGCCTGATGGAAGTGGCCGGTGATTCCGGCTCCGGCCTGGGGCGCGGCGGCATGATCACCAAGATCCGCGCTGCCCGACTGGCGGCCCGCAGCGGCGCGCGGACCACCATCGCCAGCGGTCGCAGCCCGGAAGTGCTGGCCGCGCTGGCTGCCGGGGAAGCGCCGGGCACCACGCTGCTGCCCGATACCTCAGCCTACAATGCCCGCAAGCAATGGCTGGCTGGCCACCTGCAGATGCGCGGCCGGCTGGTGCTGGATGATGGCGCCGTACAGCGCCTTCGCGAAGCGGGCTCCAGCCTGCTGCCGGTGGGCGTGGTCAGTGCCCATGGCCAGTTTTCCCGTGGCGAGATGGTGGCCTGCGAAGACCAGCAGGGCCGGCGTATTGCCTGCGGGCTGGTGAATTACGATCACGAGGAAGCGGCGCTGATCTGTCGCAAGAAGAGCAGCGAGATTCAGGCCATTCTGGGCTATATGAATGAAGAGGAGCTGATTCACCGGGATAATCTGGTCATCCTGTGA
- the rpsT gene encoding 30S ribosomal protein S20, producing the protein MANSPQARKRARQAEKRRQHNAAMRSMVRTYLKKVNAAIASGDQQSAQAAYQTAVSVLDKATRKGKFHPNKAARHKSRMNAKIKALAAA; encoded by the coding sequence TTGGCTAACTCACCGCAAGCGCGAAAGCGTGCTCGTCAGGCGGAGAAGCGTCGTCAGCACAATGCAGCAATGCGCTCCATGGTGCGGACCTACCTCAAAAAGGTAAACGCGGCCATTGCGTCCGGTGACCAGCAGTCCGCTCAAGCAGCGTATCAAACGGCTGTATCGGTCCTGGACAAGGCCACCCGCAAGGGCAAGTTTCACCCGAACAAGGCAGCTCGTCACAAGAGCCGCATGAACGCGAAGATCAAGGCACTGGCCGCCGCCTGA
- the murJ gene encoding murein biosynthesis integral membrane protein MurJ — MSEPAQPDSPRRRGGLLASTLVVSSMTLLSRVLGLVRDVVLARLLGVSAGTDAFFVAFRIPNFLRRLFAEGAFNQAFVPVLSEYKTRGSLAASKLLVDRVAGTLGSVLIMVTVIGVVGAPVLISVFAPGFGDDPTQRALAVEMLRLTFPYIFFISLTAFAGSILNTWGRFAVPAFTPVLLNLCLIAAALFLAPLFAEQRMAVALAWGVLAAGMVQLLFQLPFLARLGLMPRPRMAWQDPGVKKIMALMAPALFGVSVSQINLLLDTVLASLLETGSVTWLYYSDRLVELPLGVFAIAIGTVILPSLSKTHAADAPQQFSRTLDWGLRLILIVGFPAALALAVISEPLLASLFLYGEFSVLDVNQASLSLRAYAFGVVAFMLIKVLAPGFFARQDTRTPVKIGIIALVANMAFNLMLVWHLRHMGLALATALSAWLNAGLLWYGLRKAGIYQAQAGWGMLLLRLLVAGGLMSAAIFALSAQTDVWFTGLAWQRALWLLAVVLCGVLVYAVALLALGLRPRHLRR, encoded by the coding sequence ATGAGCGAACCCGCCCAACCTGATTCTCCCCGCCGGCGCGGTGGCCTGCTGGCCTCGACGCTGGTGGTCAGCAGCATGACCCTGCTCTCTCGTGTGCTGGGGCTGGTGCGTGATGTGGTGCTGGCGCGCCTGCTGGGCGTGTCTGCCGGCACCGATGCCTTCTTTGTTGCCTTCCGGATCCCCAACTTCCTGCGCCGGCTGTTCGCCGAGGGCGCCTTTAACCAGGCGTTTGTCCCGGTGCTCAGCGAGTACAAGACGCGCGGCTCGCTGGCCGCCTCCAAGCTGTTGGTGGACCGGGTGGCCGGCACGCTGGGCAGTGTACTGATCATGGTGACGGTGATTGGCGTGGTGGGGGCGCCGGTGTTGATCTCGGTGTTCGCCCCTGGCTTTGGCGATGACCCGACCCAGCGCGCCCTGGCCGTGGAAATGCTGCGGCTCACTTTCCCGTATATCTTCTTTATCTCGCTGACGGCGTTTGCCGGCAGCATCCTCAATACCTGGGGCCGTTTCGCGGTGCCGGCGTTCACGCCGGTGCTACTGAACCTGTGTCTGATCGCCGCAGCCCTGTTCCTGGCGCCGCTGTTCGCGGAGCAGCGCATGGCGGTGGCGCTGGCCTGGGGCGTGCTGGCAGCGGGCATGGTGCAGTTGCTGTTCCAGCTGCCGTTCCTGGCCCGGCTGGGGCTGATGCCGCGCCCGCGCATGGCCTGGCAGGACCCGGGCGTAAAAAAGATCATGGCGCTGATGGCGCCGGCGCTGTTTGGCGTCTCGGTCAGCCAGATCAACCTGCTGCTGGATACCGTGCTGGCGTCGCTGCTGGAAACCGGCAGTGTCACCTGGCTGTACTATTCCGACCGGCTGGTGGAACTGCCGCTGGGCGTGTTCGCCATCGCTATCGGCACTGTCATCCTGCCGAGCCTGTCGAAGACCCATGCGGCGGATGCGCCGCAACAGTTTTCGCGCACCCTCGACTGGGGGCTGCGGCTGATCCTGATTGTCGGCTTCCCGGCAGCGCTGGCGCTGGCGGTGATCAGCGAGCCGCTGCTGGCGTCGCTGTTCCTTTATGGGGAGTTTTCCGTCCTCGATGTGAACCAGGCGTCGCTGTCGCTGCGGGCCTACGCCTTTGGTGTGGTCGCCTTCATGCTGATCAAGGTGCTGGCGCCGGGGTTCTTTGCCCGCCAGGACACGCGCACGCCGGTGAAGATCGGCATCATTGCGCTGGTGGCCAATATGGCCTTCAACCTGATGCTGGTCTGGCACCTGCGGCACATGGGGCTGGCACTGGCCACGGCGCTGTCGGCCTGGCTCAATGCCGGCCTGCTCTGGTACGGGCTGCGCAAGGCCGGTATTTATCAAGCACAGGCCGGCTGGGGCATGTTGCTGCTGCGATTGCTGGTGGCGGGCGGCCTGATGTCGGCGGCGATCTTCGCACTGTCGGCACAAACGGACGTCTGGTTCACCGGGCTGGCCTGGCAGCGCGCGCTGTGGCTGCTGGCCGTGGTACTCTGCGGCGTCCTGGTCTATGCCGTGGCGTTGCTGGCGCTGGGCCTCAGGCCTCGTCACCTGCGGCGTTGA
- the ribF gene encoding bifunctional riboflavin kinase/FAD synthetase, which yields MELIRGIHNLRRQQQGCVATIGNFDGVHLGHQKILERVQAEARARGLASTVMLFEPQPTEFFCPGQAPARLMSLRDKLRTLAAMGVDRVFCARFNDRFRSQSAEQFVRDLLVDGLGVQYLVVGDDFRFGSGREGDFAYLRETGQRYGFGVEDTPTCEYDGGRVSSTRVRAALAAGELPLAEALLGHAYSISGRVHHGDKLGRTIDVPTANLPLRQLRVPITGVFAVTVNGPGLVRHPAVANMGSRPTVNGRDWRLEVHLLDFDGDLYGQHIEVSLRHYLRPELKFDGFDALRAAIHQDIEHARQWFAANPSGTT from the coding sequence ATGGAGCTGATACGCGGTATTCACAATCTGCGCCGGCAGCAGCAGGGCTGTGTCGCCACCATCGGTAATTTCGATGGTGTGCATCTGGGGCATCAGAAGATTCTGGAACGGGTGCAGGCCGAGGCGCGCGCGCGCGGTCTGGCCAGCACGGTGATGCTGTTCGAGCCGCAGCCGACGGAATTTTTCTGCCCCGGGCAAGCGCCGGCGCGGTTGATGTCGCTGCGTGACAAGTTGCGCACGCTGGCGGCGATGGGGGTGGACCGGGTGTTCTGCGCCCGTTTCAATGACCGCTTCCGCAGCCAGTCCGCCGAGCAGTTCGTCCGCGACCTGCTTGTGGACGGTCTCGGTGTGCAGTATCTGGTGGTCGGCGACGACTTCCGTTTCGGCAGTGGCCGGGAAGGGGACTTCGCCTATCTGCGGGAAACAGGGCAACGGTACGGTTTCGGTGTCGAGGACACGCCGACCTGTGAGTACGATGGCGGGCGAGTTTCCAGCACCCGTGTCCGTGCTGCGCTGGCGGCGGGTGAGTTACCGCTGGCCGAAGCGCTGCTGGGCCACGCCTACAGCATCAGTGGCCGGGTGCATCACGGCGACAAACTGGGCCGTACCATTGATGTGCCCACGGCCAACCTGCCGCTGCGCCAGTTGCGTGTGCCGATCACCGGCGTGTTTGCCGTGACGGTGAACGGCCCCGGTCTGGTCCGTCATCCGGCCGTGGCCAACATGGGCTCGCGTCCGACAGTGAACGGCCGCGACTGGCGGCTGGAAGTGCACCTGCTGGATTTCGACGGTGATCTGTACGGGCAGCATATCGAAGTGTCGTTGCGGCACTATCTTCGCCCGGAACTGAAGTTTGATGGCTTCGACGCGCTGCGTGCCGCGATCCATCAGGATATCGAACACGCCCGGCAGTGGTTCGCCGCGAACCCCTCTGGGACAACCTGA
- the ileS gene encoding isoleucine--tRNA ligase, producing the protein MTDYKSTLNLPDTPFPMKAGLAQREPAQLAIWQQDNLYQAIRERFAGRPKFILHDGPPYANGSIHIGHALNKIIKDMIVKSQTLNGFDSPYVPGWDCHGLPIEHKVEQKVGKVGQKVDARTFREECRRYAASQVDGQRQEFIRLGVFGDWDKPYLTMDFAFEANIIRALGKIVENGHLQKGYKPVHWCLDCGSALAEAEVEYQDKESFSIDVAFPVIDAADFAQRTGVQAVAPAVAIWTTTPWTLPANKAVAVHPELDYVVLSGDSEHGARSLVVAEALADTVAGRAGLADVQRSAPFAGTVLENLLLSHPFLSTQVPVILGDHVTTDAGTGAVHTAPGHGQDDFIVGQRYGLDTDSPLLDTGLFVEGTPVVGGLHVTKANEPVIEALTANGNLIALAKITHSYPHCWRHKTPLIFRATPQWFVSMHKAGLQALANKAVDQVQWLPEWGKARIEGMLKDRPDWCISRQRTWGVPIALFVDRETSEPHPETPRLIEAVAKRVEQEGVEAWFSLDCDAFMAEQGLAVDATRYQKVTDTLDVWFDSGVTHFCVLDQRPELQVPADVYLEGSDQHRGWFQSSLLTSLAIRNAPPYKTVLTHGFTVDETGRKMSKSLGNVIEPKKVTDELGADILRLWVASTDYRGEMSVSHNILKQMGDAYRRIRNTARFLLANLNGFDPAQNALPPEEMLALDRWVVDRAAELQDEIRQLFNEFQFHQVYQRIHHFCLVDLGGFYLDIIKDRQYTTPAESRARRSCQTALYHISEALVRWMAPILSFTAEEIWQHLPGERDRSVFLAEWYTGLFRLPADSDMNAAFWQQVQQIKQAVNKAIEDARNEKVVRANLAADAVLYVDDAKQQLLARLGDELRFVTITSSATLKPLSAVPAGLAPSAVSGLSVAITASPDPKCVRCWHHRPDVGQHAGHPELCGRCVDNIEGDGEVRDYA; encoded by the coding sequence ATGACAGATTACAAGTCCACGCTGAACCTGCCTGACACGCCGTTCCCGATGAAAGCCGGGCTGGCCCAGCGTGAACCCGCGCAACTGGCGATCTGGCAACAGGACAACCTGTACCAGGCTATCCGCGAGCGGTTTGCCGGCCGGCCGAAATTCATCCTGCACGACGGCCCACCGTACGCCAACGGCAGCATTCATATCGGCCATGCGCTGAACAAGATCATCAAGGACATGATCGTCAAATCGCAGACCCTGAACGGGTTTGACTCGCCCTACGTGCCGGGCTGGGATTGCCACGGCCTGCCGATTGAACACAAGGTCGAGCAGAAGGTGGGCAAGGTCGGCCAGAAAGTCGATGCGCGCACGTTCCGCGAAGAATGCCGCCGTTATGCCGCGAGCCAGGTCGACGGCCAGCGTCAGGAATTCATCCGCCTGGGTGTGTTCGGCGACTGGGACAAGCCGTACCTGACCATGGATTTCGCCTTCGAGGCGAACATCATCCGTGCGCTTGGCAAGATCGTTGAAAACGGCCACCTGCAAAAAGGGTACAAGCCGGTGCACTGGTGCCTGGATTGCGGCTCGGCGCTGGCCGAGGCGGAAGTGGAATACCAGGATAAAGAGTCCTTCTCCATCGACGTCGCCTTCCCGGTAATCGATGCTGCGGATTTCGCGCAGCGCACCGGTGTGCAGGCCGTGGCGCCTGCAGTGGCGATCTGGACCACCACCCCCTGGACGCTGCCGGCCAACAAGGCCGTGGCGGTGCACCCGGAGCTGGATTATGTCGTGCTCAGCGGTGACAGCGAGCACGGTGCCCGTTCACTGGTGGTGGCCGAAGCGCTGGCAGACACCGTGGCCGGGCGCGCAGGTCTTGCCGACGTCCAGCGCTCCGCGCCGTTTGCCGGTACAGTGCTCGAAAACCTGTTGTTGTCACACCCGTTCCTGTCCACGCAGGTGCCGGTGATTCTTGGCGACCACGTGACGACGGATGCCGGTACGGGCGCAGTGCATACCGCGCCGGGCCATGGTCAGGACGACTTTATCGTCGGCCAGCGTTACGGCCTGGACACCGACAGCCCGTTGCTGGATACCGGCCTGTTCGTGGAAGGCACGCCCGTGGTCGGCGGCCTGCATGTCACCAAAGCCAACGAGCCGGTGATTGAAGCCCTGACCGCCAACGGCAACCTGATCGCGCTGGCAAAGATCACGCACAGTTACCCGCACTGCTGGCGGCACAAGACGCCGCTGATTTTTCGCGCCACGCCGCAGTGGTTTGTCAGCATGCACAAGGCCGGCCTGCAGGCGCTCGCCAACAAGGCGGTTGATCAGGTGCAGTGGCTGCCGGAGTGGGGCAAGGCCCGTATCGAAGGCATGCTCAAGGACCGCCCGGACTGGTGTATTTCGCGCCAGCGCACCTGGGGCGTGCCGATTGCGCTGTTCGTGGATCGCGAGACCAGCGAGCCACACCCGGAGACACCGCGCCTGATCGAAGCGGTGGCGAAACGGGTGGAGCAGGAGGGCGTGGAAGCCTGGTTCTCGCTCGACTGTGATGCCTTCATGGCAGAGCAGGGGCTGGCGGTGGATGCCACCCGTTATCAGAAAGTCACCGACACACTCGACGTGTGGTTCGATTCCGGCGTGACACATTTCTGTGTGCTCGACCAGCGCCCTGAATTGCAGGTGCCGGCAGACGTTTACCTGGAAGGCTCTGACCAGCATCGTGGCTGGTTCCAGTCGTCGCTGCTGACCAGCCTGGCCATTCGCAACGCGCCGCCCTACAAGACAGTGCTGACACACGGCTTCACCGTCGATGAGACCGGCCGCAAGATGTCCAAGTCGCTGGGCAACGTGATCGAGCCGAAGAAAGTCACCGACGAACTCGGCGCGGATATCCTGCGCCTGTGGGTGGCTTCCACCGATTACCGTGGCGAGATGAGCGTCTCCCACAACATCCTCAAGCAGATGGGCGATGCCTATCGCCGTATCCGCAACACGGCGCGTTTCCTGCTGGCCAACCTGAACGGTTTTGACCCGGCGCAGAACGCGCTGCCGCCGGAAGAGATGCTGGCGCTGGATCGCTGGGTGGTGGACCGCGCGGCCGAGTTGCAGGACGAGATCCGGCAACTGTTCAATGAATTCCAGTTTCATCAGGTGTATCAGCGCATTCACCATTTCTGCCTGGTGGACCTGGGCGGTTTCTATCTGGACATCATCAAGGACCGCCAGTACACCACGCCGGCCGAATCGCGTGCACGCCGTTCCTGCCAGACCGCGTTGTACCACATCAGCGAAGCGCTGGTGCGCTGGATGGCGCCGATCCTGAGCTTCACCGCGGAAGAAATCTGGCAGCACCTGCCGGGCGAGCGTGACCGCTCTGTCTTTCTGGCCGAGTGGTACACCGGCCTGTTCCGCCTGCCGGCGGACAGCGACATGAACGCAGCCTTCTGGCAGCAGGTGCAGCAGATCAAGCAGGCGGTCAACAAGGCCATCGAGGATGCGCGCAATGAGAAAGTGGTGCGCGCCAACCTGGCCGCTGATGCGGTGCTGTACGTGGACGATGCAAAACAGCAATTGCTGGCGCGTCTTGGTGACGAACTGCGTTTTGTCACCATCACCTCCTCGGCGACACTGAAGCCGCTGTCCGCCGTGCCTGCCGGGCTGGCGCCGTCAGCGGTTTCCGGCCTGAGCGTGGCGATCACGGCATCGCCAGATCCGAAATGCGTCCGTTGCTGGCACCACCGCCCGGATGTCGGCCAGCACGCAGGCCACCCGGAGCTGTGCGGCCGTTGTGTGGACAATATCGAAGGTGACGGTGAGGTGCGCGACTATGCCTGA
- the lspA gene encoding signal peptidase II: MPDVLKATTHPIDWQRLHWLWITLVVLVLDQWSKGWAEAALRMYQPMEVLPFFNLTLAYNEGAAFSFLAGAGGWQRWFFAGIALIASIVILVWLVRGRDSRMVAAALALILGGALGNLWDRLALGHVVDFLDFHWAGYHFPAFNIADSAITVGAALIILDMLLGGRGHE, encoded by the coding sequence ATGCCTGATGTACTGAAAGCGACCACTCACCCGATCGACTGGCAGCGCCTGCACTGGCTGTGGATCACCCTGGTGGTGCTGGTGCTGGACCAGTGGAGCAAGGGCTGGGCCGAGGCCGCGCTGCGCATGTATCAGCCCATGGAAGTGCTGCCGTTTTTCAACCTGACGCTGGCCTACAACGAAGGCGCGGCATTCAGCTTCCTGGCCGGTGCCGGTGGCTGGCAGCGCTGGTTCTTCGCCGGCATCGCCCTGATCGCCAGCATCGTTATTCTGGTCTGGCTGGTGCGCGGTCGCGACAGCCGCATGGTGGCGGCAGCGCTGGCCCTGATCCTGGGCGGCGCGCTGGGTAACCTGTGGGATCGTCTGGCGCTGGGGCATGTGGTGGATTTTCTTGATTTCCACTGGGCGGGTTACCACTTCCCGGCCTTCAATATTGCTGACAGCGCCATCACCGTCGGCGCCGCGCTGATCATCCTCGACATGCTGCTGGGAGGCCGTGGCCATGAGTGA
- the fkpB gene encoding FKBP-type peptidyl-prolyl cis-trans isomerase, with protein MSDDILRVGPQMRITMHFAVRLMDGTEIDSTFERDPATFSWGDESLLPGFERALLGLKAGDRRSMVIEASQGFGDYNEDNVQHFRAEEFGDEADLRPGVVMQFADASQAELPGVIQTVDDEWVTVDFNHPLAGRDLTFEVEILDVQRDAPEQPVILRH; from the coding sequence ATGAGTGACGACATCCTGCGCGTTGGTCCGCAGATGCGTATCACGATGCATTTCGCGGTACGGCTGATGGATGGCACCGAGATCGACAGCACCTTCGAGCGCGATCCGGCGACCTTCAGTTGGGGGGATGAATCCCTTCTGCCGGGTTTTGAGCGCGCGCTGTTGGGCCTGAAGGCCGGCGACCGGCGCAGCATGGTGATCGAGGCCAGCCAGGGCTTTGGTGACTATAACGAAGACAACGTGCAGCACTTCCGTGCCGAGGAATTCGGCGACGAGGCGGACCTGCGCCCCGGCGTGGTGATGCAGTTCGCCGACGCCAGCCAGGCCGAGCTGCCGGGTGTCATCCAGACCGTGGACGATGAATGGGTCACGGTGGACTTCAATCATCCGCTGGCCGGCCGCGACCTGACCTTCGAAGTCGAGATCCTCGACGTTCAGCGGGACGCACCGGAGCAACCGGTCATCCTGCGCCACTGA
- the ispH gene encoding 4-hydroxy-3-methylbut-2-enyl diphosphate reductase — protein MDIRLANPRGFCAGVDRAIEIVNRALEVFGPPVYVRHEVVHNRFVVEDLRARGAVFVEELHEVPDDAIVIFSAHGVSRAVQDEAGRRELKVFDATCPLVTKVHMEVIRYSREGRESILIGHEGHPEVEGTMGQYDRRHGGDIYLVEDEQDVANLQVRNPEKLAFVTQTTLSVDDTARVIDALRERFPSIHGPRREDICYATTNRQDAVRQLALECDLVLVVGSPNSSNSNRLRELAERCGTPAYLIDEPGQIDPVWLEGKRSVGVTAGASAPEELVKRVVSHLQSLGGQVPVELAGREENIRFSMPRGLR, from the coding sequence ATGGACATCCGTCTGGCCAACCCGCGCGGCTTCTGTGCCGGCGTGGACCGCGCCATCGAAATCGTCAACCGCGCCCTGGAAGTGTTCGGGCCGCCGGTCTATGTGCGGCACGAGGTGGTGCACAACCGCTTCGTGGTCGAGGACCTGCGTGCACGCGGCGCCGTGTTTGTCGAAGAACTGCACGAAGTGCCGGACGATGCCATCGTGATCTTTTCCGCCCACGGCGTCTCCCGCGCCGTGCAGGATGAAGCAGGCCGGCGCGAGTTGAAAGTGTTCGACGCCACCTGCCCGCTGGTCACCAAAGTGCATATGGAAGTGATCCGCTACAGCCGCGAAGGGCGCGAGAGCATCCTGATCGGTCACGAAGGCCACCCCGAAGTGGAAGGCACCATGGGGCAGTATGATCGCCGTCATGGTGGCGACATTTATCTGGTCGAGGATGAGCAGGATGTGGCCAATCTCCAGGTCCGTAACCCGGAGAAGCTGGCGTTTGTCACCCAGACCACCCTGTCCGTGGACGACACCGCCCGCGTGATCGATGCACTGCGTGAGCGTTTCCCCTCGATCCACGGTCCACGCCGCGAGGATATCTGCTACGCCACAACCAACCGGCAGGACGCCGTGCGCCAACTGGCGCTGGAATGCGATCTGGTGCTGGTGGTCGGCAGCCCGAACAGTTCCAATTCCAACCGCCTGCGTGAACTGGCCGAGCGTTGCGGCACGCCCGCCTACCTGATTGATGAGCCCGGCCAGATCGACCCCGTCTGGCTGGAGGGCAAGCGCTCTGTCGGCGTCACCGCTGGCGCGAGCGCGCCGGAAGAGCTGGTGAAGCGGGTGGTCAGCCATCTGCAATCACTCGGTGGCCAGGTGCCGGTGGAGCTGGCCGGCCGTGAGGAAAATATCCGCTTCTCGATGCCGCGCGGGTTGCGCTGA
- a CDS encoding GspH/FimT family pseudopilin, protein MKTQSGFTIIELFVVMIVLAIVSAIGIPGLAQLIRGGQMTSHANGVLGAVQLARSEASARGVPVAVCGSSDGAQCDGEWGQGWLVFADPARTGNPAASTATVIMLGDGSAALSDVSGGLVRFAPSAVLDTGSETTISMARGTCGSEKRRVITLAPGGRTTLSEAEC, encoded by the coding sequence ATGAAAACTCAATCCGGTTTTACCATTATCGAGTTGTTTGTAGTGATGATAGTGCTGGCCATCGTCAGTGCGATAGGCATTCCTGGCCTGGCACAGTTGATTCGAGGCGGCCAGATGACCAGTCACGCCAATGGCGTACTGGGTGCGGTGCAGCTCGCTCGCAGTGAGGCTTCTGCCCGGGGGGTGCCCGTGGCTGTGTGTGGCAGCAGTGATGGAGCGCAGTGTGATGGTGAATGGGGACAGGGCTGGCTGGTGTTTGCCGACCCCGCTCGTACCGGCAACCCTGCGGCATCTACGGCCACAGTAATCATGTTGGGGGATGGTTCAGCCGCTCTCTCTGATGTCAGCGGAGGCCTAGTACGTTTTGCGCCGTCAGCAGTACTGGATACGGGAAGTGAAACAACAATTTCCATGGCGCGCGGCACTTGTGGCAGCGAAAAGCGCAGGGTGATCACCCTGGCGCCCGGTGGGCGCACCACCCTGAGCGAGGCGGAGTGCTAA